In the genome of Vallicoccus soli, one region contains:
- a CDS encoding YihY/virulence factor BrkB family protein: protein MATGTASSAGAASRRGSRARARYRLRDAPAVLWRLVAGTTACVFRYRVTGLSAEAGFFALLSLPPLVLGLVGSIGYLGGVIGRDVVGDIKDRVVEAAATLLTEQGVSDVIVPTLDQVLDGGRIDLVSLGFLLALWSGSRALNVYVDTITIMYGQSGRRGIVRTRALSFSLYVLALGVGSVVVPLVLLGPSLLGDLLPPAADWLLDLYWPVVVALCIAVLTSLYHVAVPDRTPWRRDVPGAVLAMAIWVLGSYGLRWVISVSVDGTSIYGPLSAPIVVLLWLYVLAIAVLIGAALNATVMQLWPLPQDAPALAAQEATAALPAQEVHVVRLPEAVGGAGVVSGAEGVDGVEGPEGTPGAVGVDLVDREDRRTAAVVAENRSPAGRAAP from the coding sequence GTGGCGACCGGGACCGCGAGCAGCGCGGGCGCAGCGTCCCGGCGGGGGTCCCGGGCGCGCGCCCGCTACCGCCTGCGCGACGCCCCGGCCGTGCTCTGGCGCCTCGTCGCCGGGACGACCGCCTGCGTCTTCCGGTACCGCGTCACGGGCCTGTCCGCCGAGGCCGGCTTCTTCGCGCTGCTGTCGCTGCCGCCGCTCGTCCTCGGGCTCGTGGGCAGCATCGGCTACCTCGGCGGGGTGATCGGCCGCGACGTCGTCGGCGACATCAAGGACCGCGTCGTGGAGGCCGCCGCGACGCTGCTCACCGAGCAGGGGGTCTCCGACGTCATCGTCCCCACGCTGGACCAGGTGCTCGACGGCGGGCGCATCGACCTGGTCTCCCTGGGCTTCCTGCTGGCGCTGTGGTCGGGCTCGCGCGCCCTCAACGTCTACGTCGACACGATCACGATCATGTACGGGCAGTCGGGCCGGCGCGGCATCGTGCGCACCCGCGCCCTGTCGTTCAGCCTCTACGTCCTCGCCCTCGGGGTCGGCTCGGTGGTCGTCCCGCTCGTGCTGCTCGGCCCGAGCCTGCTGGGCGACCTGCTGCCGCCGGCGGCGGACTGGCTCCTCGACCTGTACTGGCCGGTGGTCGTCGCCCTCTGCATCGCCGTCCTGACCTCGCTCTACCACGTCGCCGTGCCCGACCGGACGCCGTGGCGCCGGGACGTGCCCGGGGCGGTGCTGGCGATGGCGATCTGGGTGCTCGGCAGCTACGGGCTGCGCTGGGTCATCAGCGTGAGCGTCGACGGGACGTCGATCTACGGCCCGCTGTCCGCGCCGATCGTCGTGCTGCTCTGGCTCTACGTCCTCGCCATCGCGGTCCTCATCGGGGCCGCGCTCAACGCCACGGTCATGCAGCTGTGGCCGCTCCCGCAGGACGCGCCCGCGCTCGCGGCGCAGGAGGCCACGGCCGCGCTGCCGGCGCAGGAGGTGCACGTCGTGCGGCTGCCCGAGGCCGTCGGCGGGGCCGGCGTGGTCAGCGGGGCCGAGGGGGTCGACGGGGTCGAGGGGCCCGAGGGGACCCCGGGGGCCGTCGGGGTGGACCTGGTGGACCGGGAGGACCGGCGGACCGCGGCGGTGGTCGCGGAAAACCGCTCGCCCGCCGGCCGGGCCGCCCCCTAG
- a CDS encoding phosphoadenylyl-sulfate reductase — protein sequence MTCTIEAGPATGAAPTATVDLGLPVRRRDREELRRLAQRAAVEFEGRDPLLVLDWVARTFGRRVAVTSSMTDAVLPHLVSRVKPGVDVLFVDPGYHFAETLGTRDAVEATLPVNVVTVRPELTRAAHEARYGELWRTDPDLCCAMRKVGPLERAMQDYDVWVTGVRREESATRRDARLVEWDERRGKIKVNPLVAWTQFDVDRYIDWFDLLVNPLTQMGYPSIGCETCTRAVAPGEDPRAGRWAGRSKTECGIHA from the coding sequence ATGACCTGCACGATCGAGGCGGGCCCCGCGACGGGGGCCGCTCCGACCGCGACCGTCGACCTCGGCCTGCCCGTGCGCCGGCGCGACCGCGAGGAGCTGCGCCGCCTGGCCCAGCGCGCGGCCGTGGAGTTCGAGGGCCGCGACCCGCTGCTCGTCCTGGACTGGGTCGCGCGCACCTTCGGGCGCCGCGTCGCGGTCACCTCGTCGATGACCGACGCCGTGCTCCCGCACCTCGTGTCGCGGGTCAAGCCCGGCGTGGACGTGCTCTTCGTCGACCCGGGCTACCACTTCGCCGAGACCCTCGGCACCCGCGACGCCGTCGAGGCGACGCTGCCGGTCAACGTCGTCACCGTCCGGCCCGAGCTCACCCGGGCCGCCCACGAGGCGCGCTACGGCGAGCTGTGGCGCACCGACCCCGACCTGTGCTGCGCGATGCGCAAGGTCGGCCCCCTCGAGCGCGCCATGCAGGACTACGACGTCTGGGTCACCGGCGTGCGGCGCGAGGAGTCGGCGACCCGCCGCGACGCGCGCCTCGTCGAGTGGGACGAGCGGCGCGGCAAGATCAAGGTCAACCCGCTGGTCGCGTGGACGCAGTTCGACGTCGACCGCTACATCGACTGGTTCGACCTGCTCGTCAACCCGCTGACGCAGATGGGCTACCCCTCGATCGGCTGCGAGACCTGCACCCGCGCCGTCGCCCCCGGCGAGGACCCGCGCGCCGGGCGCTGGGCCGGGCGCAGCAAGACCGAGTGCGGCATCCACGCCTGA
- the rsgA gene encoding ribosome small subunit-dependent GTPase A produces the protein MPAGSDPARVARVHRGAVVALTGAGGGPGGPGPAVHAVLGPALLAAAARDPEALPCVGDWVALGARPGGETVVEAVLPRRTAFVRGAVAPGTSARQVLAADVDVAVVVEPLLPEPDLGRVERLLALAWSSGARPVVVLTKADLVGDAQDQREDVARAAPGADVHVVSSVAGEGVDLVRALVGPGETLALLGPSGAGKSTLLNALAGSEVMATRALRADGKGRHTTVHRELVVLPGGGMAVDTPGLRSVGLAGEGVDRAFGDLEELAAGCRFGDCGHAGEPGCAVLAAVEDGALPARRLESWRRLQREERWAASRHDARLRAEQLRRWKQVHREVRRSGRTRP, from the coding sequence CTGCCGGCCGGGTCCGACCCCGCCCGGGTGGCGCGGGTGCACCGCGGCGCGGTCGTCGCCCTGACCGGCGCCGGCGGCGGTCCCGGCGGGCCCGGCCCGGCCGTGCACGCGGTGCTCGGGCCCGCGCTGCTGGCCGCGGCCGCGCGCGACCCGGAGGCCCTGCCCTGCGTGGGCGACTGGGTCGCCCTGGGCGCGCGGCCCGGGGGGGAGACGGTCGTCGAGGCCGTCCTGCCCCGGCGCACGGCGTTCGTCCGCGGCGCGGTCGCGCCCGGGACGTCCGCCCGCCAGGTGCTCGCGGCCGACGTCGACGTCGCCGTGGTCGTCGAGCCGCTGCTGCCCGAGCCCGACCTCGGGCGGGTCGAGCGGCTGCTGGCCCTCGCCTGGTCCAGCGGCGCCCGGCCGGTGGTCGTGCTCACCAAGGCCGACCTCGTCGGCGACGCGCAGGACCAGCGCGAGGACGTCGCCCGGGCCGCACCCGGGGCCGACGTGCACGTGGTCAGCTCGGTCGCGGGCGAGGGCGTCGACCTCGTACGGGCCCTCGTCGGCCCCGGCGAGACCCTCGCCCTGCTCGGCCCGTCCGGCGCCGGCAAGTCGACGCTGCTCAACGCGCTCGCCGGCAGCGAGGTCATGGCGACCCGCGCCCTGCGGGCCGACGGCAAGGGCCGGCACACCACCGTCCACCGGGAGCTGGTGGTGCTGCCGGGCGGCGGCATGGCGGTGGACACCCCGGGCCTGCGCAGCGTCGGCCTGGCCGGCGAGGGCGTGGACCGCGCCTTCGGCGACCTCGAGGAGCTCGCCGCCGGGTGCCGCTTCGGCGACTGCGGGCACGCCGGCGAGCCCGGGTGCGCGGTCCTGGCGGCCGTCGAGGACGGCGCGCTCCCCGCGCGGCGCCTGGAGAGCTGGCGGCGCCTGCAGCGCGAGGAGCGGTGGGCGGCCTCGCGGCACGACGCGCGCCTCCGGGCGGAGCAGCTGCGCCGGTGGAAGCAGGTCCACCGGGAGGTGCGCCGCTCGGGGC
- a CDS encoding nitrite/sulfite reductase, with amino-acid sequence MAPVEQRTRPSRPTGGKGNGQWALGHREPLNANEQFKKDDDGLNVRARIEGVYAHRGFDSIDPADLRGRMRWWGLYTQRRPGIDGGKTAVLEPHELDDEYFMLRVRIDGGQLTVAQLRAVAEVSTRYARGTADITDRQNVQLHWIRIEDVPAIWATLEAVGLSTTEACGDTPRVVLGSPVAGISEEEVLDGTPAVDAITERYIGDPAFSNLPRKFKTAISGLQDVAHEINDVSFVGVVHPEHGPGFDVWVGGGLSTNPMLAQRLGAWVPIEDVPEVWAGVVGIFRDYGYRRLRNRARLKFLVSDWGAERFREVLEQEYLGRALTDGPAPPALDPVDHMGVHRQRDGRSYVGVAPTVGRVSGEVLARLADVVEAHGSDRVRTTVQQKLLVLDVPEDRVESLVEALDALGLQARPSRFRRGTMACTGIEFCKLAIVETKARAAWAVDELEKRLDGFDVPLTVNVNGCPNSCARIQTADIGLKGMLVPGPGGAQVEGFQVHLGGGLGLDAGFGKKLRGHKIAADELPDYVERVVRHFAEQRTEGERFAQWVGRAADEDLR; translated from the coding sequence GTGGCGCCTGTCGAGCAGCGCACCCGACCCTCCCGCCCGACCGGCGGCAAGGGCAACGGCCAGTGGGCCCTCGGCCACCGCGAGCCGCTCAACGCCAACGAGCAGTTCAAGAAGGACGACGACGGGCTCAACGTCCGGGCGCGCATCGAGGGCGTGTACGCCCACCGCGGCTTCGACAGCATCGACCCGGCCGACCTGCGCGGGCGCATGCGCTGGTGGGGGCTCTACACCCAGCGGCGGCCCGGCATCGACGGCGGCAAGACCGCCGTCCTCGAGCCGCACGAGCTCGACGACGAGTACTTCATGCTCCGGGTGCGCATCGACGGCGGGCAGCTCACCGTCGCGCAGCTGCGGGCCGTCGCCGAGGTGTCCACGAGGTACGCCCGCGGCACCGCCGACATCACCGACCGGCAGAACGTGCAGCTGCACTGGATCCGGATCGAGGACGTCCCGGCGATCTGGGCGACGCTGGAGGCGGTGGGGCTCTCGACCACCGAGGCGTGCGGCGACACCCCGCGCGTCGTGCTCGGCTCGCCCGTGGCGGGGATCAGCGAGGAGGAGGTGCTCGACGGCACCCCGGCCGTCGACGCCATCACCGAGCGCTACATCGGCGACCCCGCCTTCTCGAACCTGCCCCGCAAGTTCAAGACCGCGATCTCGGGCCTGCAGGACGTCGCCCACGAGATCAACGACGTGTCGTTCGTCGGCGTGGTCCACCCCGAGCACGGCCCGGGCTTCGACGTCTGGGTCGGCGGCGGGCTCTCCACCAACCCCATGCTCGCCCAGCGCCTCGGCGCCTGGGTGCCGATCGAGGACGTGCCCGAGGTCTGGGCCGGGGTCGTCGGCATCTTCCGCGACTACGGCTACCGCCGGCTGCGCAACCGCGCCCGGCTGAAGTTCCTCGTGAGCGACTGGGGCGCCGAGCGCTTCCGCGAGGTCCTCGAGCAGGAGTACCTCGGCCGCGCGCTGACCGACGGCCCCGCGCCGCCCGCGCTCGACCCGGTCGACCACATGGGCGTGCACCGCCAGCGCGACGGCCGCTCGTACGTCGGCGTGGCCCCCACGGTGGGCCGGGTCAGCGGCGAGGTGCTGGCCCGCCTCGCCGACGTCGTGGAGGCGCACGGCTCGGACCGGGTGCGCACGACGGTGCAGCAGAAGCTGCTCGTCCTCGACGTCCCCGAGGACCGGGTGGAGTCCCTCGTCGAGGCGCTCGACGCGCTCGGCCTGCAGGCCCGTCCCAGCCGCTTCCGCCGCGGCACGATGGCCTGCACCGGGATCGAGTTCTGCAAGCTCGCGATCGTCGAGACCAAGGCGCGCGCGGCGTGGGCCGTCGACGAGCTCGAGAAGCGCCTCGACGGCTTCGACGTGCCGCTGACGGTCAACGTCAACGGCTGCCCCAACTCCTGCGCCCGCATCCAGACCGCCGACATCGGCCTCAAGGGCATGCTCGTGCCCGGCCCGGGCGGCGCGCAGGTGGAGGGCTTCCAGGTGCACCTGGGCGGCGGCCTCGGCCTCGACGCCGGTTTCGGCAAGAAGCTGCGCGGACACAAGATCGCGGCGGACGAGCTGCCCGACTACGTCGAGCGTGTCGTGCGCCACTTCGCGGAACAGCGCACCGAGGGCGAGCGGTTCGCTCAGTGGGTGGGCCGGGCTGCCGATGAGGACCTGAGGTGA